One window from the genome of Malus domestica chromosome 01, GDT2T_hap1 encodes:
- the LOC103433841 gene encoding transcription factor bHLH14 produces MEELIISPSSSSSLVSLPQENHPSLQQRLQFILQSQPDWWSYAIFWQTSNDHQVDNGRLFLTWGDGHFQGPKDASPNNHHHNPYGGLSERRKILKGIQSLINDTNNPDNHHQDLILDNMGLNADVTNVEWFYVTSLARSFSVGESISTNVPGKAFSSGSLVWLTGSHELQFYNCERAKEAQMHGIQTLVCIPTPTGVLELGSSDLIRENGNLVQQTESLFGSDVVWGQPDPGTRSPIDLINRNFSFADIGIIAGVGEEDDKKEVALDITAMKKKCGIACPDLVQLSNLNSLNPEHSDSEFPKRTPKKRGRKPGLGRDTPLNHVEAERQRREKLNHRFYALRAVVPNVSRMDKASLLSDAVSYINELKGKVDELESQVQRESKKVKVETGDNLDNQSTTTSVEQTRPPNSSASGSTGFETEVKIVGSDAMIRVQSANVNYPSARLMAALRDLEFEIHHASLSCMNELMLQDVVVKVPNNMRSEESIKAALLKILDQN; encoded by the coding sequence ATGGAAGAATTAATAATCTCCCCCTCTTCATCCTCATCCCTAGTCTCCTTGCCTCAAGAAAACCATCCATCCCTCCAACAAAGGCTCCAATTCATTCTTCAATCCCAGCCAGACTGGTGGTCATACGCCATCTTCTGGCAAACCTCGAACGACCACCAGGTGGACAATGGTCGTCTCTTTCTGACCTGGGGAGACGGCCATTTCCAAGGCCCCAAAGACGCATCACCCAACAACCATCACCACAACCCCTACGGAGGTCTATCCGAAAGAAGGAAGATCCTCAAGGGCATCCAGTCCCTCATCAACGACACCAACAATCCAGATAACCATCATCAAGACTTGATCCTCGACAACATGGGTTTAAACGCCGACGTCACCAACGTGGAATGGTTCTACGTCACGTCGTTGGCTCGATCCTTCTCCGTCGGTGAAAGCATTAGTACTAATGTTCCCGGCAAAGCTTTTAGCTCTGGATCTTTGGTGTGGCTGACTGGAAGCCATGAGCTTCAATTCTACAACTGCGAAAGAGCAAAAGAAGCACAAATGCATGGGATTCAAACCCTAGTCTGCATCCCAACCCCCACCGGAGTTCTCGAGCTGGGCtcttcagatttgatccgagaAAATGGGAACCTGGTTCAGCAAACCGAATCCTTATTCGGCTCGGATGTCGTTTGGGGCCAACCCGACCCTGGAACCAGATCCCCCATCGATTTAATCAACCGAAACTTCTCCTTCGCCGACATTGGCATCATCGCCGGCGTAGGGGAAGAAGACGACAAAAAGGAAGTTGCCTTGGACATAACGGCGATGAAGAAGAAGTGCGGAATAGCATGTCCGGATCTTGTCCAGTTGTCGAATTTGAATAGCCTTAACCCGGAACATTCGGATTCGGAGTTTCCGAAACGGACACCGAAAAAGCGAGGGCGAAAACCGGGGCTGGGGAGAGACACACCGTTGAACCATGTGGAAGCGGAGAGGCAGCGGCGGGAGAAGCTCAACCACCGGTTCTACGCCCTGCGAGCGGTGGTGCCGAACGTGTCGAGAATGGACAAGGCGTCGCTGCTGTCCGATGCCGTTTCGTACATCAACGAGCTGAAAGGCAAGGTGGACGAGCTGGAGTCGCAGGTGCAGAGAGAGTCCAAGAAAGTGAAAGTCGAGACCGGCGACAACTTGGACAATCAGAGCACCACGACGTCGGTGGAGCAAACGCGGCCGCCCAACTCGTCGGCGAGTGGGTCTACGGGGTTCGAGACGGAGGTGAAGATAGTAGGTTCGGACGCCATGATTAGGGTTCAGTCCGCGAATGTGAACTACCCATCAGCTAGGTTAATGGCGGCACTGCGTGACTTGGAGTTTGAGATCCACCATGCGAGCTTGTCGTGCATGAACGAGCTCATGCTGCAAGATGTTGTGGTGAAGGTGCCTAACAACATGAGAAGTGAAGAGAGTATCAAAGCTGCTCTTCTTAAAATATTAGATCAGAACTGA